CAGGTATGGGCGTCCTCCGGCAACACCACCGAGAAGCCCAGTTCTACCGCGACTCTGCTGGTGGTGTCGACGCAGAACTGGGTCTTCATGCCCACAATTACCAGTTCATCGACCTGCGCCTGTGCCAGCTGTTGCGCCAGGTCGGTGCCCAGGAAACAGCTGGGGCGGGTCTTGTTGAACAGGTGATCGCGGGATTGGTCGACATCCAGGCCTTCCCACAGCTGCCACAGCGCGCTGCCGGCTTCGATGTGCGAACCGGCCGGGCCGGTATGGCGCGCGACGAAGAGGGGGGCGCTGGCTGTGCGGGCGCGCCGGATCAGCTGGTTGATGGCGTGCAGCACCCGTTCGCGCTCGAAGGGTTTTTGCGGTCCGTCGTACAGGCCGGTTTGCATGTCGATGATCAGCAGGGCGGTTGCCATGGTGTTGCTCCTTTTGAGTGCCGGATGGCGGAGCACAAAAAAGGCCCCGTCCATTGCTGGCGGGGCCTTGGGTAACTTCGGGGTGTCGCTAGTTTGATCCCCCACAGCAACCGCACGACCCGCCATAAGCGGTCGTGGTGGTGGTGCGGGTGAGGCACAACTGAAGAGGGTTCATGCCTGGATCATGCTGGGGCAGGTGCGAGGCTGTCAACGCGCACACGGGTTTTTAAAGCGATCAACGCCCTGCGGGGCATGCCCGGTCGGCTGCACCGCCTGACCGCTGCTCAGCTAAGTCTTTGCTTATTCGAGAGAATCCCGGACAATCGCGCCCCTGTTGAGGTCGGGGCGCTGCCTGTCAGGTTTTTCTGACTCGTCCCGGCCGTGTGAATGCGGAGATCCGACCGGATGAATGATCAGGCCAATAGCGTCGACCAACGCTATGCAACGACACCTGCAACGCTCACAAGCTGGAGCCGCCAGGACACCACCTGGATGCTTGGGCTATTCGGCACCGCCATCGGCGCCGGTACCTTGTTCTTGCCGATCAACGCGGGCCTGGGGGGCTTCTGGCCACTGGTGATCCTGGCGCTGCTGGCCTTCCCGATGACGTTCTTTGCCCACCGCGGGCTGACCCGTTTCGTACTGTCCGGCCGTGAAGGCTCCGACATCACTGACGTGGTCGAAGAGCATTTCGGCCTCAAGGCCGGCGCGCTGATCACCTTGCTGTACTTCTTTGCGATCTTCCCGATCCTGCTGATCTACAGTGTGGCGCTGACCAATACCGTCAGCAGCTTCATGGAACACCAACTGCACATCATGCCGCCGCCTCGGGCCATCCTGGCGTTTGTGTTGATCCTCGGCCTGCTGGCGGTGGTGCGTTGTGGTGAACAGGTGATCGTCAAGGCCATGAGCCTGATGGTGTACCCGTTCATTGTCGCGTTGCTGTTCCTTGCCGTGTATCTGGTGCCGCATTGGACGGGCGGTATTCTCAGCACTGCCAGTGAGATCCCTGCACCGTCGGCCCTGCTCAACACCCTATGGCTGGCCATTCCGGTGATGGTGTTCTCGTTCAACCATTCGCCGATCATTTCGGCCTTCGCGGTGGACCAGAAGCGTCAGTATGGCGTGCACGCCGACGAGCGCAGCTCGCAGATCCTGTCTCGCGCGCACTTGCTGATGGTGGCGATGGTGCTGTTCTTCGTGTTCAGCTGCGTGCTGACCCTGTCGCCGGCGCAGTTGGCCGAGGCGAAAGCGCAGAACCTGTCGATCCTGTCGTACCTGGCCAACCACTTCGACAACCCGACCATTGCCTTCGCCGCGCCGCTGATTGCATTCGTGGCAATTGCCAAGTCGTTCCTGGGCCACTACATCGGTGCCAGCGAGGGCCTCAAGGGCCTGGTACTGAAAACGGGTCGCCGCCCGGCAGCCAAGACGCTGGACCGCATGACCGCTGCTTTCATGCTGGTGGTGTGCTGGATCGTCGCCACGCTTAACCCGAGCATCCTGGGCATGATCGAGACCCTGGGCGGGCCGGTCATTGCCTCGATCCTGTTCCTGATGCCGATGTACGCCATCCGCAAGGTGCCGGCCATGGCCAAGTACCGTGGGCAGGCGTCGAATGTGTTTGTCACTGCGGTGGGCCTGGTGGCGATTACAGCGTTGGTCTACTCGCTGATTGCTTAAGCCCTGACACAGCCTCCAAGGACTACAGATATCCAAATGTGGGAGGGGGCTTGCCCCCGATGGCGGTGTATCAGTCAACTATGAATTGACTGGACCACTGCTATCGGGGGCAAGCCCCCTCCCACATGTGTTTGGTGGTGCTGCTGAGGCTGTATTCCAGGGATAAAACGCCGCGTATCTTCAGCTTGCGGTTCGCTGCGATGGGCTGGATGGCGATTACTACTCTGGTTTACTTGCTGGCTGCTTAAGACCTGACACAGCCTGCAAAGACTACAGAGACCCAAATGTGGGAGGGGGCTTGCCCCCGATGGCGGTGTATCAGTCAACTATGAATCGACTGGACCACTGCTATCGGGGGCAAGCCCCCTCCCACATGTGTTTGGTGGTGCTGCTGGGGCTGAATTCCAGGGATAAAACGCGGCGTATCTTCAGCTTGCGCTGCGATGGGCTGGGTGGCGATTACTACCCTGGTTTACTTGCTGGCTGCTTAAGGCCCAACACAGCCTCCAAGGACTACAAAGATCCAAATGTGGGAGGGGGCTTGCCCCCGATGGCGGTGTGTCAGTCAACTATGAATCGACTGGGCCACTGCTATCGGGGGCAAGCCCCCTCCCACATGTGTTTGGTGGTGCTGCTGAGGCTGTATTCCAGGGATAACGCCGCTTATCTCCAGCTTGCGTTTCGCTGCGATGGGCTGGGAGAGACCCAAATGTGGGAGAGGGCTCGCCCCCGATGGCGGTGTATCAGTCAACTATGAATTGACTCGACCACTGCTATCGGAGGCAAGCCCCCTCCCAACATTTGTTTGTATTCCAGGCACAAAAAAACGCCGCGTACCTTGCGATACGCGGCGTTTTTTACATCAACACACCGTTAAGCTTGAATCACCGGGATGTTGGCGCTTGCTGCGATCTTGCGGAACTCGGCGATCTGGTCGAAGTTCAGGTAGCGGTAGACGTCACTGGCCATGGTGTCCAGTTTCGCCGCGTAGCCCATGTACTCTTCAACAGTCGGCAGACGGCCCAGGGTAGAGGCCACTGCCGCCAGCTCGGCCGAGGCCAGGTAGACGTTCGCACCATCGCCCAGACGGTTCGGGAAGTTACGGGTCGAAGTCGACACAACAGTCGAATTCGGCTCTACACGTGCCTGGTTACCCATGCACAGCGAGCAGCCCGGCATTTCCATGCGCGCGCCAGCCTTGCCGTAGATGCCGTAGTAGCCTTCTTCGGTCAGCTGGTGAGCGTCCATCTTGGTCGGCGGCGACAGCCACAGACGGGTTGGCAACTGGCCCTTGACCTGCTCCAGCAGTTTACCGGCTGCGCGGAAGTGACCGATGTTGGTCATGCACGAACCGATGAACACTTCGTCGATCTTCTCACCGGCAACGCTGGACAACAGACGGGCGTCGTCCGGGTCGTTCGGCGCGCAGAGGATCGGCTCGTTGATCTCGGACAGGTCGATCTCGATGATTTCGGCGTATTCGGCGTCGGCATCGGCTTCCATCAGCTCCGGGTTGGCAACCCAGGCTTCCATCGCTTGGGCGCGACGTTCCAGGGTGCGTGCATCGCCGTAGCCTTCGCCGATCATCCAGCGCAGCAGGGTGATGTTGGAGTTCAGGTACTCGGTGACCGAGTCCTTGGACAGCTTGATGGTGCAACCGGCAGCCGAACGTTCAGCCGAGGCGTCGGAGAGCTCGAACGCCTGTTCCAGCGTCAGGTCGTTCAGGCCTTCGATTTCCAGGATGCGCCCGGAGAAGGCGTTCTTCTTGCCTTTCTTCTCTACTGTCAGCAGACCCGACTGGATCGCGTAGTAAGGAATGGCGTGCACCAGGTCACGCAGGGTGATGCCAGGCTTCATCTTGCCTTTGAAGCGCACCAGGATCGATTCCGGCATGTCCAGTGGCATGACGCCAGTGGCGGCGGCGAACGCAACCAGGCCGGAGCCGGCCGGGAACGAGATGCCCATCGGGAAACGGGTGTGGGAGTCACCACCGGTACCGACGGTGTCCGGCAGCAGCATGCGGTTCAGCCAGCTGTGGATGATGCCGTCGCCTGGACGCAGCGATACACCGCCACGGGTCATGATGAAGTCAGGCAGGGTGTGGTGGGTAGTCACGTCGATCGGCTTTGGATAGGCCGCGGTGTGGCAGAAGGACTGCATCACCAGATCGGTCGAGAAGCCCAGGCACGCCAGGTCCTTGAGTTCGTCGCGGGTCATAGGACCGGTGGTGTCCTGAGACCCCACGGTGGTCATCTTCGGCTCGCAGTAGGTGCCAGGGCGAACGCCTTTGCCTTCCGGCAGGCCGCAGGCCTTGCCGACCATCTTCTGTGCCAGGGTGAAGCCTTTGCCGGTGTCGACAGGCGCTTCAGGCAGCTTGAACAGGTCGGTTGGGCCCAGGCCCAGTTCGGCACGCGCCTTGTCGGTCAGGCCGCGACCGATGATCAGCGGGATACGGCCGCCGGCGCGGACTTCGTCCAACAGCACCGGGGTCTTCATTTCGAAGGTGGTGATGACTTCGTCGGTGCCGTGTTTGCAGACTTTGCCAGCATGTGGATACAGGTCGATCACGTCGCCCATGTTCATGTTGGACACGTCGAACTCGATCGGCAGGGCGCCCGCATCTTCCATGGTGTTGTAGAAGATCGGAGCGATCTTGCTGCCGAAGCAGAAGCCGCCGGCGCGCTTGTTCGGAACAAAGGGAACGTCGTCGCCGAAGAACCACAGCACGGAGTTGGTCGCCGATTTACGCGAGGAACCGGTACCGACCACGTCACCGACGTAGGCGATCGGGAAGCCTTGGCCGCGCATCTCTTCGATCTGCTTCATCGGGCCGGTCTTGCCTTGCTCGTCCGGTACGATGCCTTCACGGGCCATTTTCAGCATGGCCAGGGCGTGCAGCGGGATGTCAGGGCGCGACCAGGCGTCCGGGGCAGGGGACAGGTCGTCGGTGTTGGTTTCGCCGGTGACCTTGAACACACGCAGGCTGATCTTGTCGGCCAGGGTAGGACGGTTGCGGAACCATTCGCCGTCAGCCCAGGACTGGATCACGCCTTTGGCATGTTCGTTACCGTTGCGAGCTTTTTCCGCCACGTCGTGGAACGCATCGAACATCAGCAGGGTGTGCTTGAGCTGGGCAGCCGCGACAGGCGCCAACTCGGCGTCGTCCAGCAGCTCGACCAGGGTCACGATGTTGTAGCCGCCTTGCATGGTGCCCAGCAGTTCAACAGCGCGTTTCTTGTCGATCAGGGGGGAGGTGGCTTCGCCCTTGGCCAGGGCGGACAGGAAGCCGGCCTTGACGTAGGCAGCTTCGTCAACGCCCGGTGGAATGCGGTTGGTGATCAGGTCAACGAGGAATTCTTCTTCGCCAGCCGGGGGATTTTTCAGCAGCTCGACCAGGCCTGCGGTTTGTTCGGCGTTAAGCGGCTGGGGAACGATACCCAGGGCTGCACGCTCTTCGATATGTTTGCGGTAGGCTTCAAGCACAGTTATTACCCTCATCAGTGGTCCCACGGGACGCTCATCCAGGAACGGCCGGCACGCATGCGCTCGGGGGCTTTTTGGGCCGCAAAGCCAGCGCTGCCGGCATTCCTTACAGAAGCTGCTTTCAAAGTTTTACGCCTGCAGAACGGAGCTGATGAGGGTTGGCGAGGGCGTTGACCTACCGAGTCATTCACCATCGCCAACACCGTTCTGAAGGAACGACTGTGCTCGTGACGCTTTGAAAACAGCTTCCAGCGGATTATTGGCGCCTTACAAGGCCGGGTGATTCTACGGCAAAAAAAATCTAAAGGTAAGTTGCGTCACCAAGTTTGCAGGGTGATCAACCTTAGACAAAGGGCTAACATGGCGCACTGTTTCGCTGATCTGTGTGTTTCGCCCATGCCCAACCAAACCATCAAGACCCCCTGCGTCGGCCTGTGCTCCACGGTCTACGGCGATCTCGTGTGCCGCGGCTGCAAGCGCTTTCACCACGAAGTGATCCTGTGGAATGGCTATAACGAAGAAGAAAAGCGCGCGGTCTGGCTCAGGCTCGAGCAATTGCTGGTGCAGGTGATGGCCGGGAAGGTGGAGATTTTCGACCCCAAGACCCTGCGCGGGCAGTTGGAGCAACGCAAGATTCGTTTCGTGCCGCACCAATCGGAATATTGCTGGGCCTATCAACTGATTGCGCGTGGAGCGCGGGTGATCAATAACCTGGAGGCTTATGGCATGGTGCTGCTGCCGGAGTTTCGCGACTGGCCCCTGCCGGACCTGCGCGATGCGATTGACCGCGAGTTCTTTATCTTGTCCGAGGCGCATTACCAGCGCTATATCGCCCCGGGTTTCCTCAAAGATGCGCTATCTACCTGACCGCACAGATCAAAATGTGGGAGGGGGCTTGCCCCCCGATGGCGGTGTATCAGCCACTTATGAATCGACTGAACCACTGCTATCGGGGGCAAGCCCCCTCCCACATTTGATCTTCATTGCTTCAGGATTGAGTGGCCAGTTCTTCTAAGTGGTCCATCAGCGACTGCGGCTTGAGCACCAGCACATCGCTTTGCACCGCATCCAGCACCACCTCCGCCGTGTTGCCGATCAGCGCCCCGGAAAGGCCGGTGCGCGCCACGGTGCCGATAATGGTCAGCGCTGCCTGCAACTGCTGAGCGATATGGGGAATCAGCACATCCGCCGGGCCTTCCTTGATATGCAGGTGTGCATCATCCACGTCGAACTCGGCCTGGAAGGCCCGGCACTGCTCGCGGTAACGCGCCTCGATGGTTTCGGTGAGCTGAAACGTCGGGTCCGCCGCCGACAGCATCGGCGATGGGTGCGCGCTGATCACGTGCAACTGCGCCTTGGCCAGGCTGGCAATATCAAAGCCATGGTCGATGATGGAGTTGTGCAATGAACGGTGTTCGCTGTCGGTATTGCCCACGTCGATGGCCGCCAGAATCACTCCGCCAGCCCAAGGCGTAGCGGTCTTGACCAGCAGCACGGGCGTGGGGCAATAGCGCAAGAGTTTCCAGTCTGCCGGGGTCAGCAGGGCTTTTTTCAGCGGGCTGTCGGGAAAGTGCTGCTTGATCACCAGGCCGCAGCCCTCGGCCTGCTGCACATCGACGATGGTCTCGTGCAGGCTGTCGTTCCACGCTTGTTCGGTGGTGACGCTATACCCGTCCTCCTGCAGGCCGGCCTTGAGCACGCTCAGCAGCGCCGAATGCTCGTGCTTCTTGTCACACACCAGCAAATGCAGGTGCGCGTCGGTCACCCCGGCGATCAGCTTGGCGCGCTTGAGGGCCAGGCTTTCGGAATGCTCGGGCTCGATGACCACCAGGATGCTGCGGATGGCTTGCATGGTCGGTTCTCCAGGAAGGGGCCTGCAACAACTATAGTTGCTGCGCGCCTGGCGTCATGTTGATGCACATCAAGGGCCATGGCTGGTGGTCTGCGGCGGGGTCGGTATAATCGGCGGCCTTTTTGTCACCCTTTGCCCGTGAGCCCGATGATCCTGCCCGAAATCCACGAATTCCTCGGCTGCCGCACCCCCGACGCCTGGGTCCAGGCCGCGCTGGCCGATCAGGACACCCTGCTGATCGACCACAAGAACTGCGAATTCAAGGCTGCCAGCACCGCCCTGAGCCTGATCGCCAAGTACCACGGCCATATCGACCTGATCAACATGATGTCGCGCCTGGCCCGTGAAGAACTGGTGCACCATGAGCAGGTGATGCGCCTGATGAAAAAGCGCAAGGTGGAACTGCGTCAGCTGTCGGCTGGGCGATACGCCTCGGGTTTGCGCAAGGTCGTGCGCAACCATGAGCCGGTTAAACTGGTGGACACTCTGGTGGTCGGGGCCTTTATCGAAGCGCGCAGTTGCGAGCGTTTCGAAGCGCTGGTGCCGCATTTGGACGAAGAACTCGGCAAGTTCTACTTTGGTTTGCTCAAGAGCGAAGCGCGGCACTTTCAGGGTTACTTGAAATTGGCGTACCAGTACGGCGACGCCAAGGACATCGCCCAGGTGATCGAGCGGGTGAGGGCGGCCGAGCAGGACTTGATCGAGTCAGCCGACGTCGAGTTCCGCTTTCACAGTGGCGTGCCAGCCTGAGGCCACAGCCACGCCGATCAAAGCGGTGATCCCGGTCAACAGCAGGATCACCGTCTGTGTGCCAAACGGTGCAGCCAGCACGGCAATCATCAAGCCCGCCAAGGGTTGAGCGAGGTTGTTGA
This region of Pseudomonas sp. MUP55 genomic DNA includes:
- a CDS encoding cysteine hydrolase family protein produces the protein MATALLIIDMQTGLYDGPQKPFERERVLHAINQLIRRARTASAPLFVARHTGPAGSHIEAGSALWQLWEGLDVDQSRDHLFNKTRPSCFLGTDLAQQLAQAQVDELVIVGMKTQFCVDTTSRVAVELGFSVVLPEDAHTCMDTPALAAEAIIEHHNATLAGAFVKRVRAADVTF
- a CDS encoding serine/threonine transporter codes for the protein MNDQANSVDQRYATTPATLTSWSRQDTTWMLGLFGTAIGAGTLFLPINAGLGGFWPLVILALLAFPMTFFAHRGLTRFVLSGREGSDITDVVEEHFGLKAGALITLLYFFAIFPILLIYSVALTNTVSSFMEHQLHIMPPPRAILAFVLILGLLAVVRCGEQVIVKAMSLMVYPFIVALLFLAVYLVPHWTGGILSTASEIPAPSALLNTLWLAIPVMVFSFNHSPIISAFAVDQKRQYGVHADERSSQILSRAHLLMVAMVLFFVFSCVLTLSPAQLAEAKAQNLSILSYLANHFDNPTIAFAAPLIAFVAIAKSFLGHYIGASEGLKGLVLKTGRRPAAKTLDRMTAAFMLVVCWIVATLNPSILGMIETLGGPVIASILFLMPMYAIRKVPAMAKYRGQASNVFVTAVGLVAITALVYSLIA
- the acnB gene encoding bifunctional aconitate hydratase 2/2-methylisocitrate dehydratase, which codes for MLEAYRKHIEERAALGIVPQPLNAEQTAGLVELLKNPPAGEEEFLVDLITNRIPPGVDEAAYVKAGFLSALAKGEATSPLIDKKRAVELLGTMQGGYNIVTLVELLDDAELAPVAAAQLKHTLLMFDAFHDVAEKARNGNEHAKGVIQSWADGEWFRNRPTLADKISLRVFKVTGETNTDDLSPAPDAWSRPDIPLHALAMLKMAREGIVPDEQGKTGPMKQIEEMRGQGFPIAYVGDVVGTGSSRKSATNSVLWFFGDDVPFVPNKRAGGFCFGSKIAPIFYNTMEDAGALPIEFDVSNMNMGDVIDLYPHAGKVCKHGTDEVITTFEMKTPVLLDEVRAGGRIPLIIGRGLTDKARAELGLGPTDLFKLPEAPVDTGKGFTLAQKMVGKACGLPEGKGVRPGTYCEPKMTTVGSQDTTGPMTRDELKDLACLGFSTDLVMQSFCHTAAYPKPIDVTTHHTLPDFIMTRGGVSLRPGDGIIHSWLNRMLLPDTVGTGGDSHTRFPMGISFPAGSGLVAFAAATGVMPLDMPESILVRFKGKMKPGITLRDLVHAIPYYAIQSGLLTVEKKGKKNAFSGRILEIEGLNDLTLEQAFELSDASAERSAAGCTIKLSKDSVTEYLNSNITLLRWMIGEGYGDARTLERRAQAMEAWVANPELMEADADAEYAEIIEIDLSEINEPILCAPNDPDDARLLSSVAGEKIDEVFIGSCMTNIGHFRAAGKLLEQVKGQLPTRLWLSPPTKMDAHQLTEEGYYGIYGKAGARMEMPGCSLCMGNQARVEPNSTVVSTSTRNFPNRLGDGANVYLASAELAAVASTLGRLPTVEEYMGYAAKLDTMASDVYRYLNFDQIAEFRKIAASANIPVIQA
- a CDS encoding DUF1289 domain-containing protein, which codes for MPNQTIKTPCVGLCSTVYGDLVCRGCKRFHHEVILWNGYNEEEKRAVWLRLEQLLVQVMAGKVEIFDPKTLRGQLEQRKIRFVPHQSEYCWAYQLIARGARVINNLEAYGMVLLPEFRDWPLPDLRDAIDREFFILSEAHYQRYIAPGFLKDALST
- a CDS encoding universal stress protein — its product is MQAIRSILVVIEPEHSESLALKRAKLIAGVTDAHLHLLVCDKKHEHSALLSVLKAGLQEDGYSVTTEQAWNDSLHETIVDVQQAEGCGLVIKQHFPDSPLKKALLTPADWKLLRYCPTPVLLVKTATPWAGGVILAAIDVGNTDSEHRSLHNSIIDHGFDIASLAKAQLHVISAHPSPMLSAADPTFQLTETIEARYREQCRAFQAEFDVDDAHLHIKEGPADVLIPHIAQQLQAALTIIGTVARTGLSGALIGNTAEVVLDAVQSDVLVLKPQSLMDHLEELATQS
- a CDS encoding tRNA-(ms[2]io[6]A)-hydroxylase codes for the protein MILPEIHEFLGCRTPDAWVQAALADQDTLLIDHKNCEFKAASTALSLIAKYHGHIDLINMMSRLAREELVHHEQVMRLMKKRKVELRQLSAGRYASGLRKVVRNHEPVKLVDTLVVGAFIEARSCERFEALVPHLDEELGKFYFGLLKSEARHFQGYLKLAYQYGDAKDIAQVIERVRAAEQDLIESADVEFRFHSGVPA